The stretch of DNA AATGCCCAGTTCCATGGAACGGCCGACGACCACTTCGTTATCTTTTGTTGATATGGAAAAATCAGTACACATAGTGAAACACTCCCTGTTGAATGAAAGCCTGGTTGACTGTTTTCAGTCGCTATAAAGACCAGACTTAAAAGGTGTTAAAAAACCTTTTAAACCCAGAGTAGCTACGCCCCTGCAACTTTCCACGCCTATCGATTAACGGATAGAAACAAATACGAATAAACAGTTTTTAGAAATAACGCTTTCATCAATACGATCCCCCAACTGTCATTAAGGCTTCCTGCCATCCGTTCACTAAAAAGGACGGATGGCAGGAAGTGAATGTGAGATGTACCTGAAAAACTACTGCTATTTCTGACTTTGTGATTGAAGCGCTTTTTCGAAACCCTCATGAAAAGGGTTTAACTTGTTATCCAAAACTCCGTTCTTGAATAGTTTGTGTAACTTGAACCTCAGACGAAATTTTTTGTCTTCATTAATGATGACGTGGATCAAATCAGCTGATTGCCACCCAGACCTTAATCGTTCAATCAATAAGCGCTCTATATCAGGCTGTGCAGTCTCATTGCTTAATGCTTCATCTATATTGCTCAGAAGTACCCGGGCTTCTTCCTCCGACACTCGCTGCTCCCGCTCCTGAACCTGTCGTTGAGCCTCTTCCCGTTCCTTTTGCCGTTCCTCCTCCAGCTTCTTTTGACGCTCCTTCTCCCGATTCTCTTTCTCTTCTTGCTCCTTTTCTAGTTCTTGTACCCGTTTTTGCTCCCATAACCGTCTGTTTTCTTCTTCCCGGGCGTTTGCCTCTTCCCGTCTCTGCTTTTGCTCTACTGCCTGTTGCTCTACTCTCTCTTGTCTGCTTTTACGTTTCTGATGGTCAGTTTGACAAACAGGAGCTCTGTCTTTACAAACCTCATCGCAGCGGTTCTTCGCTTCAGGCTTCTGCGGAGGATTTGCTTGATTCGTACTGCCGGGGCGGTCTCTTTTTTTCTTCTTTTTCTTAATCACCGGGGCATCGTCAGTGTCGAAGCCTGAATAGAGCAACTTTTTCAGAATATAGGCAAATCCGGATAAAAGAAGAGCGGGCATCGCCACCGTTTCCAAACCTGATATTATATTTAAGAGGTTATAAGCTGGAGGAATTGCTTCAGGCGGCGGTAATGGCGTTAACCGAATCATCTTCCACTGGTATCCCAGTGACTGACTGTGCTCAAACACTGTCTTAAAACCATTGAGATCGAGAAACTTCAGGCCGGTATAATCAATGAGACCATATAGATCCCGGTCAAAATAGAATATAAGAAAATGAAGCCGCGGATAGGGGTTCCGGTGTCGTATATCCCAGATTTGCCCAAGGGTATGTTCACTTTCATTACTGGGCAACAAATCGTCTGCTGTAAGGATGTTAACGGCTTTTCTTTCCTCTCTACTACCTGAGGGTTTAAAGACATCAAGGAAAATATGATGCAATAAAGGATACATGTAAATCATATACGCCTCATAGCATTTATTTTTTAAGTACGATGTTGCCAGAATACCTTCAAGATTATGCCTGAAGCTGTTTTCAATGACCTCTCCCATCCGTTTTATAATTAATTGCTGTTTCTCCGACCAGACCGGTTCTGATGAGTCGTTATCGGTGCCAGCTTCTGAATTTAGCCTAAAGGGTGGTGTATGTGAGAAAACATTTCCATTTCTTAGATCAAAGCCTGTCATCACTTCCCCCGCAGGGGAAAGGATGGTTTTTACAGGGTGTTGAATATTGTATTCGTCCATCGGCACCCGTGGCGCATATTCGTCGTAGTAAAGGCGTTCTTTATCGCACCTGAAAATCAGCGCCTGGCTATTGATAATGCGGTCTGCATCCGTGATGACATAAGTACCTTCCCCTGTATCACCGTTAGAGGAAATGGAATGTAAGAATAAAGCCATTAAGAAAAGAAAGCGTCCCGTTGTACGAATGTTTTTTTTCATCCAATCCTCTCTGGATAAGGGTTTGATTGACAAATAATGTAAGGAAAGTATTCAGGTCAGCCCCCAACCAGACGGGTGTACCTGGAGTTGTAAACAACTGGAGCGTATGGATACTAATGGCTCGCCCATAAAAGTAGGCAGTGTTCATATGACGGGCAAGCATAAAAAAGAACCAGGGATCTATAAAACTTCATGAGGTTCTGTCGAGGTGTCTCGCTACGTGTATCAAAGCAGTCGTTCAATACTCTGTGACTTAGTCGGTGTTGTCGTAAGCATTGCATAACTTAAAGAAGAAAAGTGGGTATAAATACCCCTAAACAAATTCCCGCGTTTCCCGAAGTAAATGATCTGATGTTGATTACCTGACGATTTACGTAGCTATTAATGTAGCTATTAATGTAGCTATTAATGTAGCTATTTACCTGGCTATTTATCTGGCCATTTTTTCTGATCACTACAAAGGATTCCCGCATGCCCGAAACGACCATGCCGAACGCGTTACGCAACGCCGCCTTAAAAGTTGGTTTTGATACGCCCTCTTCTGAAAACCTGCCAATAGAGGGACAGGGCACCGTCTCTGTTCAGATAAAGAACAATGATAAGCCTTTCAAGGTTATTTTTTATTCCGATAAGCCTGACATTAGTCAGGAAGTCCAGATTCATGTACACCCCGGCTGTGTTTCATTTTTTGAAGTCTCTGGCTCAGACAGCAAAATGGTAGCAGAAAAAACAGGCACCGTGATCGGGCTCGACCAGGATAAGGAAGCGGTGTACTGGTTCAGTATCTTTGGTCAGAACAGAACCGTTAATTATGGCAAAGGTGAAATGCGAAAGCTGACAGAGCTGGCGCACTACACCTTTGAAGATGATTCAGAAAAAGAGGACGAAAAAGATTCAGAAAAACCATCCAGGTTCTGGATGCAGAGCTTGAACAAAGTCCGGATTGAAGACACAGAAATAAACAAAGACCATTCCAACATCTGGCGCGACCCGGTGACGATTGATCCGGCATTACTGGTTGTTGCCAATGACCAGTATTCCATGATGGACGCAGCGTGGAGCCGGACCACCGTGGTTGAGAATCTCTCTGCGGCCTGTCAGAAACTGTACGCCAATGTTGCGGGTCATCACTTTACCCTGAATACGCCGGACTTTCCGGATTTTACTGACGCAATAGAAAACAGCATTCGTAATGAAAATGGCTGGTGCTACCAAACACTGCTAAAGAAAAAAGATGAGTTTGGGGAGTCCGACGATACCAACGGGACTTATATAAGGATTACTCTGGGTCAAAATCAGGGGTGGAGTCCGGGTGTGCCGTTTGTACTGGAAATATGGCCGCACCAGCACTACTCACCCATCCATAATCATGCGGGCGCAAATGCCATTATAAAAGTCCTGCACGGGGAAATTACCGTAAAATTATTTTCGATGTTGTCAGAGCATCACAAAAAACCGTTTGCTCAAAAAACATTTTTACCGGGGCAGACTACCTGGATCACGCCTGAAATCAATCAAACGCATCAATTGATTAATGACAGTGCGGAAGATAAAACCTGTATGACGATCCAGTGCTACGCCTACGGCAAAGATAATGACACGCACTATGAGTATTTCGACTTTCTTGATACGGAAGGCAATATTGGCCATTTTGATCCGGTCAGCGATATGGGGTTCACCGAATTCAAAGAGTTAATGCGTCAGGAGTGGCAGGGAATGATGCGTTCGAAAAATTGGCCAGAGCCAGAAATTGATTAAGTCTGCCCCTGTACTTTAAGCTGTTTTGAATAACTTTCTTCAGGGATTGAGGATGAAATACAGAATGTTTCCAGCCTGGCTGACACTGTTGAGCGGGCTGTTTTGCCAGATGGTTTTGGCAGACGACAGTGCTCTTTATGATCCAAAAACGAAAGAGAGCGATCTGCCCGACAAGTATTCCTATAAAGGACAGGGGCAGCCTGCCTTCATACAAACACTGGTGCCTTCAAAAGCTCAGATCGATATTAATCAAAAATATTTTGAAATCTGCGAGGCGGAACTGGGGGCTTTTCCGAAAGAAACCATCGATTGTCGCAATGCTCAGCCCATATTGATGCAGAGAACAACATCGGACGGCAAGGTCACCCGGCTGACTCTGGATAACATACCAGATAGTATTCCCCGGGTTAGGGATGGTGAAAATCAGGTGACGTTCGGCCCGGATAACCTGGCTTCATCCATTACCACCTGCGATAAACCCAGCGGTATATTTCGGGATATGAAAAATGTGGGTTGTGTACCGGGGGACAGAATCGGGCATGTACGCAACGAGTTGTCTAACGGGGATCAGGTGGACTGGGTCTATATATGCCGTAAAAACAGCAAGTTCATGGCTGACGAGTTTCTTTACAACGAACTGGGTCTGATTGGGTACAACCGGAATACAGGCAAAACCTGCTACTTTGCCGGTCAGGCAACGCTTCGATTCAGTGTGGAAACTGAGGAGGAAGATAATAAAGACAAAAGTAAAAAGAAAACAGACATTGACATCATCGTTGGTAAAGATATCCCCCCTCCGAAAGGCCGGGATTTTGATAAAAGGGCGGTGAGTCACTGGTCTATGCCGCCAGGGGGCTGTACCAGTTGTCACTCTCAGGGGCCTTTTGTTCGATACCCGTTTACAGAACAGGTTTGCCTGGCGGATGAGGACACTGAAAAGTGCTCGTTAAAGCCGGAACACAGCTTTGCCACGGTGAGAGAGTGTAATCATTTCCTGTATAAGAATCGTCAAGCGCTTCCGGGCGATTATAAATGCAAAAAGGTCATGCCTGAACGCCAGCCCGGTATGTTGTATTCCGTTATTTCGCCTTTCACGGACAGTAGGTTGCAGGAGCACATTAAGGACCTGAGTTCAAAGTATAAAACTTCCCAGGACGAATACCTGGGGGAATTTGTCGGCGCAACGCTTGAAAAGTGGCATGAGCCCAAACGTCTGGCCGAGAAACAGGCTGAGCCCTGTACGTTGTGTCATGCGATAGGCGATGGTCGCTACGGTGAACGGTTTATGCAAAGCGCCTTTCGGCTTGGCCAGACCGTTCCGCAAGCGGATTATCATTTCCGGTCCAGGCTTTACTGGAGTAATTTATCAGAGAAATCTAAGGAAGCAGGTTTCCATGATGAGAAGATTAAAACCGCTGTCCTGCCCGCGAAAAATCAGGGCAAGGACTCTAAAGAGATAAAAAACGCCGTTCTTGAAGACTTATCAGAAAAAGCGTACCTCCTGGCCATCCAGCGTGTAAAAGAGTGTTCAACCAGCAAGGATAAAGAGCCAAAGGAGCGATGCAAATGGGAAGATCACTGGACCCTTGAGAAAATAAAAGAGGAGCCGCTGAATTATTTGAAGGCCAATTGCAGTTACTGTCATGATGGCAATACCGAATGGCGCAAGCTGATGACAGAAGCTGATTATAAAGAAAACGCCGCTATTGTGATGCGACGCATACAAGAAGATAACCCTGCGATCATCATGCCGCCTTCTGGCTCCCTGCCACCCAGTGCAATCAACATTATCAAAGCTTATTTACAGGGAAAGTAACATGAGTAATTCAAACGGATGTGATACGCCCGGATCGATGCCGGCACCTGTTATCGAAGATAAACAGGACGAAATTAAAGACCTTATACAACTGGCAAAATCGCTGAAAGCCAGCGAGGGCAAACACCCGGTGCATGGTAAGTCGGTGGCGATGGGGGTTTCCAAACACACCTTGCCGTTATGGGATGATTTGCAGCTGTTAACGGCTCAATTGGCCAGAACCCCACTGCTTGACAGCGACCCCGTGACCACCGGGGTGGTGATTGGTCCCAGGGCTGAAAAAAGCCTGGGTCTGGACATCCCCCTGCTGGTGTCTGATATGAGCTATGGCTCGTTATCAAAAAATGCCAAGCTTGTTCTGGCATTGGGCGCTGACCTGGCGGGTACAGGGGTTTGCTCCGGTGAAGGCGGGTTGATCACTGAAGAAAAAAACGACAATGAAATTATAAAAGAAGTCGCAGTAGAACAGTGCAACCGGTATCTTTTTGAGCTCAGCAGTGCCTTGAATGGGCCGAAGAAACCGGAAGGGAAAAGTGCCTTTAGCAGCAGGGATGAATTTGAGGCGAGTGCCAGAGACTATTTCCAACGGCATAAAGAGACGATCAAAGCCGTACATTTTAAAGGAGGGCAAGCCGCCAAAACAGGCACCGGGGGGCATCTGCCTTCCAGTAAAATTACAAAGGACATTGCCAGAATCCGTGGTGTTAAAGCCGAACAGGATATTATCTCCCCTTCCCGCTTTCCGTTTTATTCCACACCCGCAGATTTTAAGGCACTGGGCCAGCTGATAAAGGATCAGTGCGGCGATATTCCTATTGGCTTCAAACTCAGCGCGAACCATATTGAAGAGGATATTCAGTTCGCCCTGGATGCCGGTGCTGACTATATCATTCTGGATGGACGAGGAGGCAGTACCGGTTCGGCCCCGGAAATATTCCGTAACAATATTTCGGTACCCACCATACCGGCCCTGGCCAGGGCAAGGCGTTATCTGGACAGCAAAGGTCTGTTCAAGGGTGACCCTTACGGGGTAACGCTGATCATAACCGGAGGCTTGCGCACGCCTGCCGACTTTACCAAGGCGCTGGCCCTGGGGGCGGATGCGATCGCACTGTCCAACAGTGTATTGCAGGCGATTGGCTGCATTGGTGCGAGGGATTGCAATTCGGGCAGCTGCGATGCGGGTATCGCGACACAACGTTCGGACCTGACGCCAAAAATTATAGCCAGTGATAATAGCTCGAATCGGGTTGCTGACCGAAGGCTCCGGGATTTTTTCCGGGGGGCAGTCCACATGATGACCCTGCTGTCCAGAGCCTGTGGCTATTCGGATCTGCGCAGGTTTCATCCAGCTGACCTGACCACCTGGAAGCCGGAGATGGCAGAACTGACACAGGTTAATTTTGGCGGGCGGACGCCGGCTCAGCCTGAGGTCTACAACGGCCTGATGGATTCATTACAGGGTACATCGTCCATCAACGTCGTGCCGGATGATGCTTTGCAGCATTTTAAAAACGGCTTCTGTCGTGAACACCTGGCAGCTGGTAGCAGGGAGGCGTATGAGTCACAGAGAAAACTGGTGACTGACCAGGGCTATAGCCAGACGGTGAAACTGACGGGGCTGAATATGCGCTTCCAGCTGATTCCCTATAAGCCCTCAGGAACCTCGGTCGTCAAACCTTTCTACATGGCTGAGTTTCAGGTGACAGAAAGGCAGTGGGCGCAATTTTACCGGCAAGGGCTGAACGAATCCGTTAATCCTGATGACCCCGTGACACACAAAAGTTTTAAGGATTGCAGCAAATTTGCCAAT from Endozoicomonas sp. NE40 encodes:
- a CDS encoding glutamate synthase-related protein is translated as MSNSNGCDTPGSMPAPVIEDKQDEIKDLIQLAKSLKASEGKHPVHGKSVAMGVSKHTLPLWDDLQLLTAQLARTPLLDSDPVTTGVVIGPRAEKSLGLDIPLLVSDMSYGSLSKNAKLVLALGADLAGTGVCSGEGGLITEEKNDNEIIKEVAVEQCNRYLFELSSALNGPKKPEGKSAFSSRDEFEASARDYFQRHKETIKAVHFKGGQAAKTGTGGHLPSSKITKDIARIRGVKAEQDIISPSRFPFYSTPADFKALGQLIKDQCGDIPIGFKLSANHIEEDIQFALDAGADYIILDGRGGSTGSAPEIFRNNISVPTIPALARARRYLDSKGLFKGDPYGVTLIITGGLRTPADFTKALALGADAIALSNSVLQAIGCIGARDCNSGSCDAGIATQRSDLTPKIIASDNSSNRVADRRLRDFFRGAVHMMTLLSRACGYSDLRRFHPADLTTWKPEMAELTQVNFGGRTPAQPEVYNGLMDSLQGTSSINVVPDDALQHFKNGFCREHLAAGSREAYESQRKLVTDQGYSQTVKLTGLNMRFQLIPYKPSGTSVVKPFYMAEFQVTERQWAQFYRQGLNESVNPDDPVTHKSFKDCSKFANALNDKLKETGWKCRLPTRPEWQFAAAAGTRTTFYTGSDALGFNGETLGDLDLEQYKAKKGLAAGTLAPANAFGLFDMFSYLYDFVQKEGSSERYPRLLGGHYGCFLGSQSESEHDSSGKESYFKSFRLVLVPKDW
- a CDS encoding cysteine dioxygenase yields the protein MPETTMPNALRNAALKVGFDTPSSENLPIEGQGTVSVQIKNNDKPFKVIFYSDKPDISQEVQIHVHPGCVSFFEVSGSDSKMVAEKTGTVIGLDQDKEAVYWFSIFGQNRTVNYGKGEMRKLTELAHYTFEDDSEKEDEKDSEKPSRFWMQSLNKVRIEDTEINKDHSNIWRDPVTIDPALLVVANDQYSMMDAAWSRTTVVENLSAACQKLYANVAGHHFTLNTPDFPDFTDAIENSIRNENGWCYQTLLKKKDEFGESDDTNGTYIRITLGQNQGWSPGVPFVLEIWPHQHYSPIHNHAGANAIIKVLHGEITVKLFSMLSEHHKKPFAQKTFLPGQTTWITPEINQTHQLINDSAEDKTCMTIQCYAYGKDNDTHYEYFDFLDTEGNIGHFDPVSDMGFTEFKELMRQEWQGMMRSKNWPEPEID